A genomic stretch from Lathyrus oleraceus cultivar Zhongwan6 chromosome 2, CAAS_Psat_ZW6_1.0, whole genome shotgun sequence includes:
- the LOC127122051 gene encoding uncharacterized protein LOC127122051 — protein sequence MVNRIQNADDIIRQVRHDDVAANNNQAAIVERIMVRNGVNFVLRRPNYMSPLAEYVLQTAAPLRTKIPKFTKFAEDTTESTVEHVERYLIEARDMSNNESLRINFFPSYLTKNVFTWFTTLPQNSIHSWNQLERVFHEQFYMGKTKISLKELASVRQKFTEPIDDYLNRFRLLKDRCLTQVPEHELVEMAAGGLDYLIRKKLDTQYLRDMAQLAGNVRQVERLKEEKARTNKGKRVAYVDFRKDDEDSYHEVPNFDDTEIDLAELTQGPPYVCKVLTPSNGKDPVEPEKNDRFPKKTYTFDVTKCDEIFDLLVKDGQMIVPPGAKVPPLEQRKKRGFCKYHSFLGHKTSQCFLSRDLVQNEIQEGRLKFGDKTRSQMKIDSDPLEIAEAHYIEPEEMNFMEVADDFCMTEVTEDFDNRLVMVIVHEYFEQAPLDDFSQRGSEDANKEDVEASGVEGVGNSKLVMITKETTDNFIQLDKATDSLQK from the coding sequence ATGGTAAACAGGATTCAAAATGCTGATGATATCATACGGCAAGTTCGACATGATGATGTGGCAGCAAATAATAACCAAGCAGCTATAGTCGAAAGAATTATGGTTCGAAATGGGGTAAATTTTGTCCTTAGAAGACCAAATTATATGTCACCTTTAGCAGAATATGTCCTACAAACGGCTGCACCCCTGAGGAccaaaatccccaaattcaccAAGTTTGCTGAGGATACTACTGAGTCTACTGTCGAACACGTGGAGAGATATTTAATCGAAGCTAGAGATATGTCAAATAACGAGAGTCTTCGGATAAATTTTTTTCCAAGTTATCTTACAAAGAATGTCTTCACATGGTTCACAACTTTGCCCCAAAATTCGATCCACTCATGGAACCAACTGGAAAGAGTGTTCCATGAACAGTTCTACATGGGGAAAACAAAGATAAGTTTGAAAGAGTTGGCTAGTGTCCGACAGAAATTCACAGAGCCAATTGATGATTACCTAAATAGATTTCGACTACTCAAAGACAGGTGTTTAACGCAAGTACCAGAGCATGAACTAGTCGAAATGGCCGCTGGGGGCCTTGACTATTTGATTAGAAAGAAATTAGATACTCAATACCTAAGGGATATGGCCCAGTTGGCTGGCAATGTTCGACAGGTAGAACGTTTAAAAGAAGAAAAGGCTAGGACGAACAAAGGTAAAAGGGTGGCTTATGTCGATTTCAGGAAAGATGACGAAGATTCATATCATGAAGTTCCAAACTTCGACGATACTGAGATCGACCTTGCTGAATTGACGCAAGGGCCACCATATGTGTGCAAAGTTTTAACTCCTTCCAACGGGAAAGACCCTGTCGAACCTGAAAAGAATGACAGGTTTCCTAAGAAAACATACACATTCGACGTTACAAAATGTGATGAAATCTTTGACTTACTAGTCAAAGATGGACAGATGATAGTACCTCCAGGTGCTAAAGTACCCcctttagaacaaagaaagaaacgAGGGTTTTGTAAATACCATAGTTTTTTGGGTCATAAAACGTCTCAATGTTTTCTTTCCAGGGATCTGGTGCAGAATGAAATCCAGGAGGGAAGACTCAAGTTCGGTGATAAGACACGGAGCCAGATGAAAATTGACTCCGATCCTCTAGAAATTGCTGAAGCTCATTATATTGAGCCAGAGGAGATGAATTTCATGGAAGTTGCTGATGATTTCTGTATGACCGAAGTTACTGAAGACTTTGACAATAGGCTTGTCATGGTTATAGTACACGAGTACTTCGAGCAGGCACCTCTTGACGATTTCTCCCAAAGGGGTTCAGAGGATGCCAACAAAGAAGATGTTGAAGCCTCAGGTGTCGAGGGTGTTGGAAATTCAAAGTTAGTGATGATCACTAAAGAAACCACTGATAATTTCATTCAGTTGGACAAGGCCACTGATAGCCTTCAAAAATAG